From Weissella confusa, a single genomic window includes:
- a CDS encoding MarR family winged helix-turn-helix transcriptional regulator, which yields MAASEEASFEQINEALVNVFNNVVWIEEASLRESKFNDITIKDMHTIAAISMYETRTASQVAEMVHLTPSAMTSVIDKLVKKGYVERRRDDEDRRVVHLVLTHSGRTVFRAHEAFHRGMARSLFDSLSDDEAAAVRKAVINLQEYLHELIQF from the coding sequence ATGGCAGCTAGTGAAGAAGCATCGTTCGAACAGATTAATGAGGCCCTAGTTAACGTTTTTAACAACGTTGTCTGGATTGAGGAAGCCTCATTGCGTGAATCAAAGTTTAATGACATCACGATTAAGGATATGCACACGATTGCAGCCATCTCGATGTATGAGACACGTACAGCGTCACAAGTCGCCGAAATGGTGCACTTGACGCCTAGTGCGATGACGAGCGTAATCGATAAGCTAGTGAAGAAGGGATATGTTGAACGTCGTCGCGATGACGAAGATCGACGGGTTGTCCATCTTGTACTAACGCACTCGGGACGTACGGTTTTCCGTGCACACGAGGCTTTCCACCGCGGTATGGCCCGCTCATTGTTTGACTCTCTATCCGACGATGAAGCGGCTGCTGTACGTAAAGCAGTGATTAATTTGCAAGAATATCTTCACGAGTTGATCCAGTTCTAA